GTGCCATAGCAACGTCTGATAACTGACTCACCTGTGTGTTTTCAAAGAAAACATCACCGGAAGAAGGCTTATCTAATATACCTAAAATGTGCAATAGTGTACTTTTTCCTGCGCCGGATGGTCCTAAAATTACAATAAATTCGCCCTCGTGTATATCTAGACTAATGTTATTTAAAACAGTTAGCTCACCTTTGGCCATGGTATAATTTTTACTAATGGCTTGTGCCCGAACGAGAATTTTTTTGGATTCGGCCGAAGCTATCATTGCGCCTCTTCGATAGTAAAAGTTGTATTAAGCGATCCCGAATATTCGACCGCCGTCGAACCGACGGTACCTGTTCCGGCAAGCTGAGTAACCAAAGACCCGTTAAGAATTCGTCCCTCCGAAAAACTGTACACCATCGTGCCTTCGATTATAACTAGAAAATTAATTTTAGACTGCTCTTGATGTTCAGGAATAGCGCCTTCTCCATTAACTTCCAATGATAGTTTGATCTTAGCCGTAGATTTATCCGCTTCTTCCAGTTTATACCGTACGGTAAGCGTCGGATCAGTTATTTTGAGTAATTTTTTAAAGGGTAAAATGATCGCAGAATCACCTGCTGCATCGTTTAATGTCCATGTTTCTCCAATTTTGAGAGTTTTTTCAGGAAATGGTATAAACATATAACGCCAAATGTTTTCAATACCGCTTTCCGCTAAAACTCCGTTTTTTAAGGTCAACGATTTTTCTAACAATGTCCCAAAACGATCAACACCGATTTCTACATGATCATTGGCAAAAAGTTTAGCCATTTTGTAAGTAAGATTTTGCCCATTGATCGTGTATCGTGTTAATTCGATGTCATTAGCTATCTGCGCACTGCCTTCACCGTCAACGTGCAAGATATTTTGATGAATATCATAGGCGGTTTCACCATATATTGAATTATTGTATGCGGACGAAATCGTTGAAAAATTCTTATACGTACTGACAGCAACGCGGTATTTATCGCCTTCATTAAATTTGTAAGTTAATACAACGAGTCTGTCTTTTTGTGAAAAAGCTGTACTCGCAACAGTTAAAAACAAAATTAAATAGAATTTTAAAAATCGCATAGAATCCTTATGATTTTAAAGCTTCGAGTGGTAAAAGTTTTGCGGCTTTTCTGGCGGGATAGTACGTAGCGAAAAGACACAATAAAACGGACATGACGATGACCGCAAAAAAATCAATCCACTGGAGTTCCATAGGTATGGCATCCAAAAAGAAAATGTCTCCCGGCAGCTTAAAAATGCCCCATTGTAGTTGAATAAAACAAATCGAATAACCTACAATACATCCGGCGACAATTCCTATGCTCCCGACGATCAGGCCTTGTCTTACAAAGATGGACGAAATAAATTTTTGATTAGCGCCTATTGATTTGAGAATTCCAATTTCTTGTGTTTTCTGCATAACGACCATGATCAATGTGCTAACGATATTAAAACCGGCTACCATGATAATCATACTCAGCAGTAAAAGCGACCCCCATTTTTCCAGTTTCATCGCGGCATACAAGTCGCGGTGCATATCATACCATGTTTCATATACAAAACTCTCACCTAACTCAGTGCGTATCGCATTTTCGTATTCGGACGCTTGTGCTATATTCTCAAAACGAATATCCAAGCCGGTAATCGCCTCCTCTTTTTCAAATAGTTTCTGGGCTTCCGGTATGGATATAAATACGTAGGCATTATCATACTCGTACATATCGGTTTTAAACAAACCCGTTACCACATATCGACGCATGGGTGGAGCGCTAAAAGGCCCTGTAACCCCGGAAGGACTAATAACTGTCACCGTATCGCCTGTACTCACATCAAGGTTAATTGCAACACTCAAACCAAGCAGTATTCCTGATAATCCTTCAGATTGCACTTCAAAATCAATTTTACCGGCAGCCATGTTTTTAGAAAGATCGGAAACTTGAACTAAACGCTTTTCTTCGGTGCCCTTTACAAATACGATGTGGCTGGATTGACGGCTGGTTATCATTGCTTTTTCAAGTATGTAAGGCGCCGCTCCGTTGATTGGGTACTGTTTTCGCAAAATGTTTTCTACGGAATCCGGTGATTTCATAGGAATTTCATTTTGCATTTTTATTTTACCGTGTGCATCGAATCCTACAAAACGGTTTTTAATTTCCGTTTCAAACCCATTGAGCACCGTAAGTACAAGGATGATTGACATTACCCCAACCATTACCCCTAATACTGAAATACCGCCGATAAGTGTTACAAAAAAGTTATCTTTGCGGGGTTTCAGGTAACGTAAAGCTATAAACCATTCCGATGGCATTTTTTTCATTCGTATCGCACGGCCTCCACAGGATCTAAAAAAGCGGCCTTACGACTCGGATACAACGTCGCCAACAGGCATAACAATACGGAAAATGAAGCAATCACAAAAAAATATTCGCCTCTTATTTCCATTGGAACAGAATCCATAAAATAGACATCGGAATCCAAACTTAGCCATTTGAAATATATCTGTGACAGCATCAATGCGAGAGCCAATATCGAACCGACAACCGCGCCGATAAAACCAATAATGAGCCCTTCGGCAAGAAAAATGCGACGTATTTCAGAACGCGTAGCACCCATAGATCGTAAAACGCCAATCTCCTTAGTCTTCTCTATGACAATCATGAATAAGGTTCCAACAATATTAAACGCCGCAACAAAAATGATAAGACTAAAAATTATCACCATTATGAAATTGTTAGTTTCTAACCAACCAAATAAGTTACGGTGATTATCATACCAGGTTTTCGCGTAATACGGGAAGCCCAATTCACCATTAAGAGCTTCGGCTGTGGGTTTTGCCGATTCCGGATCATTTAGTTTTATTTCATAACCTGACACGGACGTACCGTAATCAAACAATTTAGATGCTTCCGTAATATCCACGTAAACATAGACATTATCATATTCCGCTAACCCGCTTCGGTAAATGGCCGTTACAC
This is a stretch of genomic DNA from bacterium. It encodes these proteins:
- a CDS encoding FtsX-like permease family protein, with the protein product MKKMPSEWFIALRYLKPRKDNFFVTLIGGISVLGVMVGVMSIILVLTVLNGFETEIKNRFVGFDAHGKIKMQNEIPMKSPDSVENILRKQYPINGAAPYILEKAMITSRQSSHIVFVKGTEEKRLVQVSDLSKNMAAGKIDFEVQSEGLSGILLGLSVAINLDVSTGDTVTVISPSGVTGPFSAPPMRRYVVTGLFKTDMYEYDNAYVFISIPEAQKLFEKEEAITGLDIRFENIAQASEYENAIRTELGESFVYETWYDMHRDLYAAMKLEKWGSLLLLSMIIMVAGFNIVSTLIMVVMQKTQEIGILKSIGANQKFISSIFVRQGLIVGSIGIVAGCIVGYSICFIQLQWGIFKLPGDIFFLDAIPMELQWIDFFAVIVMSVLLCLFATYYPARKAAKLLPLEALKS
- a CDS encoding FtsX-like permease family protein, with protein sequence MNLFSYPSFIARRYLWAKRKNGFISIISIISMAGVALGTAALIITLCIISGFENQLITKFINFDAHIRLKTFDGTEPIGDTNMIEERLQEYKSIIGFSPYIEKEAMIRSSQITDGVIVKGINEQRFHSVLDLKKDILKTHVSVSTPLGLRDYISNDSTSKKLPGIVIGKKLADKLAVGIGDKLTLFSLQNSPSFLQQPVVRQYRVTAIYRSGLAEYDNVYVYVDITEASKLFDYGTSVSGYEIKLNDPESAKPTAEALNGELGFPYYAKTWYDNHRNLFGWLETNNFIMVIIFSLIIFVAAFNIVGTLFMIVIEKTKEIGVLRSMGATRSEIRRIFLAEGLIIGFIGAVVGSILALALMLSQIYFKWLSLDSDVYFMDSVPMEIRGEYFFVIASFSVLLCLLATLYPSRKAAFLDPVEAVRYE